One window of Flavobacteriales bacterium genomic DNA carries:
- a CDS encoding 3-oxoacyl-ACP synthase — MTDGHGIRSWCSISQGRVMLNGELLHQASAPDFREVMRSTYKALGIDHAKFHKMDPLSKLAFLTAEVLLGEAKRAGNFSRETALVFANRSSCIDSDRKHQLSLDDPGNEWPSPAVFVYTLPNICLGEISIRHQLYTESCFFIAEEFDPATMNRYADPLLQSGIAEQVLCAWVEKNDDHYTSFAYLLDRADPGTARDAILLKTQKEQ, encoded by the coding sequence ATGACGGACGGACACGGCATACGGAGCTGGTGCAGCATCAGCCAAGGGCGCGTGATGCTGAACGGGGAATTGCTCCATCAAGCTTCGGCACCGGACTTCCGGGAGGTGATGCGAAGCACCTACAAAGCCCTGGGGATCGATCACGCCAAGTTCCACAAGATGGATCCCTTGAGCAAGTTGGCCTTCCTGACAGCGGAGGTTCTCCTAGGCGAGGCGAAGCGTGCCGGCAACTTCAGCCGGGAGACCGCACTGGTGTTCGCGAACCGCAGCTCCTGCATCGACAGCGACCGCAAGCACCAGCTAAGCTTGGACGATCCGGGGAATGAATGGCCCAGCCCGGCGGTGTTCGTGTATACCTTGCCGAACATCTGCTTAGGGGAGATCAGCATCCGCCACCAGCTCTACACCGAAAGTTGTTTCTTTATCGCCGAGGAATTCGACCCGGCGACCATGAACCGATATGCCGACCCACTTTTGCAAAGCGGCATCGCTGAGCAGGTGCTCTGCGCATGGGTGGAAAAGAATGACGATCATTACACATCCTTCGCATACCTGCTGGACCGGGCGGATCCCGGAACGGCCCGCGACGCGATACTACTGAAGACACAAAAGGAACAATGA
- a CDS encoding beta-ketoacyl synthase, whose translation MVDVRLSFSNTINALGADVRSVFQALSEGRTGLQQMDGWQRLRMPLCFSRIEDDLLQDCFQAAEGGPGKTRLEQLMIASLHDVVQRSGVKLDARTGLIIATTKGNIDALAKASQFPAERAELAELGKQVASHFGIPNTPVILSNACVSGLLALVVARRFIENGTYDHVLVTTGDLLSEFVLSGFNAFQALSAEPCRPYCVRRGGINLGEAVASALVTRDASFFSEDNVRIVGSGSCNDANHISGPSRTGEGLFRSISLAMQEADVTPDDLQLISAHGTATVFNDEMESIAFKRSGLSHVPLHSLKGYFGHCLGAAGLLETLIAAQCLYQGRTIASAGFAELGVSQPLNVIIRSGDADMRRFIKTASGFGGCNTAVVFERAEA comes from the coding sequence ATGGTTGATGTCCGCCTTTCCTTCTCCAACACGATCAATGCGTTGGGAGCGGATGTCCGCTCGGTGTTCCAAGCGCTGAGCGAGGGACGCACCGGCCTTCAGCAAATGGACGGATGGCAGCGGCTCCGGATGCCCTTGTGCTTTTCGCGGATCGAGGATGATCTGTTGCAGGACTGCTTTCAGGCTGCCGAAGGTGGACCCGGCAAGACCCGTTTGGAACAGCTGATGATCGCCTCGTTGCACGATGTGGTCCAGCGTTCCGGCGTGAAGTTGGACGCGCGCACGGGCCTGATCATCGCCACCACCAAGGGCAATATCGACGCGTTGGCCAAAGCCTCGCAATTCCCCGCTGAAAGGGCCGAACTCGCGGAATTAGGCAAGCAGGTGGCATCGCATTTCGGCATCCCGAACACGCCCGTGATCCTCTCCAACGCCTGCGTCTCCGGCTTGCTCGCGTTAGTCGTTGCGCGGCGCTTCATCGAGAACGGGACTTACGATCACGTGCTGGTCACTACCGGCGACCTGCTGAGCGAATTCGTGCTCTCCGGCTTCAACGCCTTCCAGGCCCTCAGTGCCGAACCGTGCCGACCGTACTGCGTCCGGCGCGGTGGCATCAACCTCGGTGAAGCGGTGGCCTCCGCGTTGGTCACCCGCGATGCCTCCTTCTTTTCGGAGGACAATGTGCGCATCGTAGGCTCCGGATCTTGCAACGATGCGAACCATATCTCCGGGCCGTCACGCACCGGTGAAGGGCTCTTTCGCAGCATCAGCCTCGCGATGCAAGAGGCCGACGTCACACCGGACGACCTCCAGCTGATCTCGGCCCATGGCACCGCCACGGTCTTCAACGATGAGATGGAATCCATCGCCTTCAAGCGGAGCGGCCTTTCGCACGTGCCCTTGCACAGCCTGAAGGGCTACTTCGGCCATTGCCTCGGCGCGGCCGGCCTCTTGGAAACATTGATCGCCGCACAATGCCTGTACCAGGGCCGCACCATTGCTTCGGCCGGTTTCGCGGAGCTGGGCGTGTCGCAACCGTTGAACGTGATCATCAGGTCCGGTGATGCCGACATGCGCCGCTTCATCAAGACCGCCTCCGGCTTCGGCGGATGCAACACGGCCGTGGTATTTGAACGAGCCGAAGCATGA
- a CDS encoding acyl carrier protein produces MSELKQELKKKIITQLNLEDVAIEDFEDSTPLFGEGVGLDSIDALELIVMMDKDYGIRLTDPKEGRKVFESVDVMAAYIEEHRTK; encoded by the coding sequence ATGAGCGAACTGAAACAGGAACTGAAGAAGAAGATCATCACCCAGCTGAACCTGGAGGATGTGGCCATCGAGGATTTTGAGGACAGCACCCCGCTTTTCGGCGAAGGCGTAGGTCTGGATTCCATCGACGCGCTGGAACTGATCGTGATGATGGACAAGGATTACGGCATCCGCCTCACCGATCCCAAGGAAGGCCGGAAAGTCTTTGAATCGGTGGACGTGATGGCGGCCTACATTGAGGAGCATCGCACCAAGTAG